GCAAGGTCTAAAGGTATCACTGATTCACTTGTGGTTACAAAAGATGCTGCGCTCATTGTTAGTGCAAAAAATAAAACGGTTGTCACAGCTATGGACCGGAAAGAAGCTTCTTCACAAATTTTCACTAATATTAATGGAACGATTTTAGTAGATTAGGCTGGACCGTAATGGAGGCCTAATTGTCACTGTGGACCGATTGAAGCAGTGAAACAATCAAAAACAAAATAAGAGAGGATTGAAGTCTCATGTTACGTTCAATGTATTCAGGTATTTCAGGTATGAAAGCTTTTCAAACTAAGTTAGATGTTGTGGGAAATAATATCGCTAATGTAAATACAAGTGGATATAAGAAGAGTGTCATCTCATTTAAAGATATGATGAGTCAAACAATGACAGGTTCTCAAGCTCCTGTGGCTAATGCAATGGGTAACCCAATAAGAGGAGGAATTAACCCCTCTCAGGTGGGATTAGGAACAACTGTTGGTTCTATTGATACGGTCCATACTCAAGGAAACCGACAAACTACAAATCGTCCACTAGACTTGGCTCTCGAGGGAGATGGAATGTTTGTCCTCGCAGAAGGGAATGGAACGGCCATCACAGGATCCAATATTGATGAAACAATTGCATCTATTTCTTTTACAAGAGCTGGAAATTTTTATTTAGATAGCCAAGGATATATTGTCAATTCAAGTGGTAAATATTTAATGGGTGAAACAACATCAGTCTCTACCGCTGATTACATTCGCATTCAAATTCCGGGAGACGCGAAGAGCTTTAGTGTAGGAAAAGATGGTAGTGTAAATTACGTAGATTCAACAGGCACCGCCCAGATAGCTGGTTATATCAAGCTAGCTAAGTTTTCCAATCCAGGAGGTTTGGAGAAAATTGGGGGGAGCGAATATCAATTAACTTCCAATGCGGGTTTAACAGATTCGACTGGAGCAGTTGTACAAGCAATTAGTACCCTTTATCCAGCAGGTCAAAACGGTGCAGCCCAAATTGTAGCTGGAGCATTGGAGATGTCGAACGTTGACCTTTCTGAAGAATTCACAGAAATGATTACTGCTCAGCGTGCATTCCAAGCAAATACTAGAATTATTACAACTTCAGATGAAATTCTTCAGGAACTTGTGAATCTAAAACGATAAGTGAGGAGGATAGGAGCTGAAGTATAACTTTAGCTCCTCCTTGTACATATGATTCCTTTAAACAAATTAAATGGTGAAGAGTTTATTTTAAATGCCTTATTAATTGAACAGATTCAGTCCTTACCAGATACAACAATCACATTGATATCAGGTAGGAAAATGGTCGTTCGAAACTCATTAGACGAAGTTATGGAAAAGATTAAAAAGTATCATCAGGAAATAGGCTTACTTGGAATTTCTGTAAAGGCTGGAGGGGAAGAGTATGAAAGGTAATGTATATAAAACCATGCTTATCATTCTCATAGGAATTACTTTAATAGGAGTAGCAGCCATCGTTGTTATAGTAAACGTTAAAGATTCAGAGGCCAAAGGGTCAGAACCTTCTCTGGAGGAAATTATAGAAAATTCCTTTGATACGGAAGAAGTTGTTACAAATTTAAAAGATGATGGATTTGTCAAAATCCAATTTAAAATTGTAACTGATAGCCAAGAGACCAAAGAAGAACTATCTCTTGGAGAATTTCAGATTAGAAATATAATCATAAAAGAGTTATCAAAGATGGAAAAAGAAGAATTTAATACAGGACTAGATAATATTGAGCAATTGATCAAACTTCGTTTAAATGAAACTTTAGAGTATGGAAAAGTAACGGATGTCTACACCATCAACAAATTATTACAATAACTCTCCATATGTAAATGGGAGGTGAGGAATTTGGCTGAAGAGGTACTATCTCAAAATGAAATAGATGCTCTTTTATCTGCACTATCATCTGGGGAAATGAATGCCGACGAGTTAAAGCAAGAAGAAAAAGAGAAAAGGGTAAAAGTGTATGACTTTAAGCGCGCCTTAAGGTTTTCGAAAGATCAAATTCGAAGTTTGTCTAGAATTCATGAAAACTTTGCACGGCTGCTAACCACTTATTTTTCAGCCCAGCTGCGAACCTATATTCAAATTTCTGTAGCTTCAGTAGATCAAATTCCTTATGAAGAATTTATCCGTTCTATCCCTAAGATGACAATTTTAAATATATTTTCAGTTTCTCCTCTAGAAGGGAGGATTTTATTAGAAATAAACCCTAATATAGCGTATTCCATGATGGATCGCACCCTAGGTGGAAGAGGTATTAGTGTAAACAAAGTAGATAATTTAACGGAAATCGAAACCAAAATCATGTCTCAACTTTTTGAAAAAGCAGTTGAAAACCTGCAGGAAGCATGGAGCTCTGTCGTTGAGATTGATCCAATATTAGAAGAATTTGAAGTGAACCCTCAGTTTCTACAAATGGTATCACCGAATGAAACTGTAATTGTTATATCATTGAATACAACCATTGGAGAAACAAGTGGAATGATTAATATTTGTATTCCACATGTGGTTTTGGAACCTATCATTCCTAAACTGTCTGTACATTACTGGATGCAAACACAATCAAAAGAAAGAAAGCCTGAAGAGTACGAGAGACTGTCTTCTCATGTGAAAGGTGCAACTGTAGGCGTTCAAGCTATATTAGGTGAATCTAGTATAACGATACAAGATTTATTGAGTATGGAAGTTGGAGATGTTATTGAGCTAAGACAACCTATAGATAAACCTCTTGAAATGAGAGTGGATCATTCACCAAAATTCTATATCCAACCAGGAAAGGTAAAAAATAAATTGGCAATACAAATCATGGAAGAAATTAAGGGGGGAACGATGGATGATGAGTGATGATATGCTTTCACAAGATGAAATCGATGCGCTATTAAAAGGAACCAACGATGATCAAAATACAGCAGTGGAGCAGCCCCCTGTTGACGATTTTCTTAGTGGACTAGAACAAGATGCTTTAGGTGAAA
This genomic window from Bacillaceae bacterium S4-13-56 contains:
- the fliL gene encoding flagellar basal body-associated protein FliL produces the protein MKGNVYKTMLIILIGITLIGVAAIVVIVNVKDSEAKGSEPSLEEIIENSFDTEEVVTNLKDDGFVKIQFKIVTDSQETKEELSLGEFQIRNIIIKELSKMEKEEFNTGLDNIEQLIKLRLNETLEYGKVTDVYTINKLLQ
- the fliM gene encoding flagellar motor switch protein FliM; translation: MAEEVLSQNEIDALLSALSSGEMNADELKQEEKEKRVKVYDFKRALRFSKDQIRSLSRIHENFARLLTTYFSAQLRTYIQISVASVDQIPYEEFIRSIPKMTILNIFSVSPLEGRILLEINPNIAYSMMDRTLGGRGISVNKVDNLTEIETKIMSQLFEKAVENLQEAWSSVVEIDPILEEFEVNPQFLQMVSPNETVIVISLNTTIGETSGMINICIPHVVLEPIIPKLSVHYWMQTQSKERKPEEYERLSSHVKGATVGVQAILGESSITIQDLLSMEVGDVIELRQPIDKPLEMRVDHSPKFYIQPGKVKNKLAIQIMEEIKGGTMDDE
- the flgG gene encoding flagellar basal body rod protein FlgG, which codes for MLRSMYSGISGMKAFQTKLDVVGNNIANVNTSGYKKSVISFKDMMSQTMTGSQAPVANAMGNPIRGGINPSQVGLGTTVGSIDTVHTQGNRQTTNRPLDLALEGDGMFVLAEGNGTAITGSNIDETIASISFTRAGNFYLDSQGYIVNSSGKYLMGETTSVSTADYIRIQIPGDAKSFSVGKDGSVNYVDSTGTAQIAGYIKLAKFSNPGGLEKIGGSEYQLTSNAGLTDSTGAVVQAISTLYPAGQNGAAQIVAGALEMSNVDLSEEFTEMITAQRAFQANTRIITTSDEILQELVNLKR
- a CDS encoding flagellar FlbD family protein produces the protein MIPLNKLNGEEFILNALLIEQIQSLPDTTITLISGRKMVVRNSLDEVMEKIKKYHQEIGLLGISVKAGGEEYER